TACTCAACTCCCGTGCCCCGGAAGGCGAGGAGGCTCTTCTCAAGCGCGTCTCGGCGTTCCTCCACGTAGACGACCCACAGCGGGTAGCGGCGTACACCAAATTCCTCGAGGACGAGGCCCCGGCCTACGACGACCTCGATGAGCGCGAACAGGCGTATACGCGGATGCTCTACTTCTCCCTCTGGCCCCTCGGGGGCTTCGCCACCTACCAAGAAGCCCTGGACACACTCCGCCCGCAGCATGCCTTCCGCGACGAGCTCCGCCAGGTCCTAGCCCACGTCCTAGACCACGCAGACCACGTCCCGGTGCCCCTGCTTGAAGACCTCGCCAGCCTCCCGCTCACGGTGCACGCCTCGTACAGCCGCGAGGAGATCCTCCCGGCTCTGGGCCAGTCGTTCATCGGTGGCTTCATGCCCGGCCACTTCCGGGAAGGCGTGAAGTGGTGCGAGAGCATCCAGACCGATGCGCTGCTGATCACGCTTGAGAAGGACGAGAAGGACTTCTCCCCGCAGACCCGGTACAAGGACTACACCATGAACGAGGTTCTCTTTCACTGGGAGTCCCAGAACCAGACCTCCGAGACCTCCCCCACCGGCGTCCGCTATCAGTCCCACAAGGAAAAGGGCTCCCACGTCCTCCTCTTCGTCCGCCGTTTCAAGAAGACGGACATCGGCGGACCTCAGCCGTGGATGCTACTGGGCCCCGCCGAGTACGTGGAACACAAGGGCAGCAAGCCCATGGGCATCATCTGGGAGCTGCGGCACGAGATCCCGGCCGATGTGTGGACCTACTCCGCAATTGCTGCAGGCTAGCTCCCCTGTCCCGTTGTCAGGTACAGAACCCTCAAGGGTCGAGCTTGACCAAATACAGGATCACTCCACGGAGTTCGTGACCGCGTCCACTACCTGAGTGATCCCTTTCACTGCCCCCGAACCTGCCTCGATCGCGGTCTGCAGTTGGGTTGCGCCTGTCGTGAATACGACCGATGCCGCCACAAATCCCAGAAGTGCCCGCTTCCATTTCCCTCCTGTCTCAGCGTCACCGCCGGCCAAGGCAGTCGAAGCCTGAGCCAGTGAGCCGATCACGCTACTCGTCTCGCGTGACACTCGAGCAACGCCGAAGAGCTCTACGTTACTTATGAGCCAGACGAGGTGATGGATCTGATGAACTATCTGGCCCTTGAGCTCTGCAGGCAACTCAGAATCTGGCGTTTCAGCGAGTATCGCAAGCCACGAATTACAACTCTCACTCAGCGCTTCAAGGTTATCGCCTCGAGGAGCCGAACTGGTACCGAACAAAACCTCCGCTACTAGGTCCGCCGCTGACTCAAGATGGTCGAGCATCTCTTGATTGATCAGCGCCCGCGCAGGACGTGCCGGGTCCACCCAACCGGCGTTCGGCTGCACGATGGCTGACCACCATTGCGAATAGTATCGCGAAAATCTAACCCTGGAACGCTCTGGCAGTGCCTGTATCTGCTCAATTGTCTCTGACAGCAGAGAGGAAACCTCGGCATGCCGACGAGCAAACTCGCCTGAATCCCACTCCGCATCGAGGGCCACAGACCATCCCTCGCGGAACGTCGGCGCCCCCGATTCGCACACCTTCACAAGAATTCCGTGCAGGCTATGCGGGCTCGTCCCCAAAACCCCTCCCCATTTTCCACCGTGTCACTAACCCATCCAGCAAGTGACAAAACTATCAGCCGAATCGCCTGAGTCCCACAGGTGCCACGCATGGGACAACGAGATGACTGGTTACCTCCAAGTACCAGATGATCAAGTACGAAAGGTGCGATTTGCGACGATTCGCTCAATGGCCTCGGCCTACCAACTGAACCGTTTCGCTCGAGCACGCACACCGGGCGCTATCGTCTACCAAAACTCGGGGAGGGGAATCTATGGCGATCATCAAGCACGCTGCCCGCCAGACTCTTGGGCAACTCATCGGAGCCAACAATCCGCCCGTAGAAGTGCCCAATGACAGCCAGCGGCAGTACGCATGGGGGAAGAGAGAGGTAGACACGTACTGGTCCGACATCCAGAAGTTCATGAAGGCTCGCCGTACCGGAAGCGAGGCATCGGCCGAATACTTCATCGGCCCCATCGTAACCATCACGGACGACAAGGTGACGAGTCGTTCACTCCTGGATGGACAGCAGCGCCTCACCACTTCCACGATACTCATCGCCGCCATTCGAGACATCCTCGGCAAAATGGCATCCACCGAAGCCCGGGTGATGGCGAACAACATCCAACGCGACTACATCGCCCGAAAGGATGGACGCCACTCCCGCCCACAGCACTTCTTGACCCTCTCCCTGTTCGATCGCGACTTCTTCCGGGATTTCATTCAGGACTGGAATGAGACCACGGGGAAAGTTGCAAACACAGAAAAGCCTTCCCGCCCTTCACATAAACTCATACAGGACGCAAGTGCACTCTTCCACTCACACATAGCTTCAGCGCTCGACGGAATCCCAATGGAGGACGACCGCCTAGACTGGCTTGACGAACTCAAAGACTGCCTGGTAAAGGGCTTGGTATTCGTCGAAGTGCAGACGCCTACCTCCAGCGACGCTAATGAGGTATTCGAAACCATCAATTCTCGCGGAAAGGACCTGTCTACAGTCGACCTCGTTCGGAATTTCCTTATGGAAAAGAGCAGAGATGACGACGAAAAGAATCGGGTGAACACTGCATGGCGATCGCTGCTCGACGGCTTCGAGCGACGCGAGGACATAGAGAAGTTCCTACGACATTTCTGGGTCGCCCGGCACGGCGACGTCAGATCACATAGCCTCTACACCACCATCAGAGCCGACCTGACACAACGTTTTGAGTTGGTGACCCCACGATACGAAGTACGGACCTTCGCAGCCGAGCTTCAAAACGCCTCGGGTCGCTATCTTGAGTTGATCACTTCGGGCACGGGCCTAGAGACTCTCGACAATCTACTGGACGAGATTAAGGCCCTCGGCGCCGATGCCTCTTATCCCTTGCTACTTGCCGTTTCGGAAAGGTCCGACTACAGCGAGATGGCCACGGTGACGCGTGCGCTAATCAGCTACTACGTGCGCTGGACGGTCGTTGGCCGCCGCGAGTCCACACTCCTAGAGGAGAAGCTGTTTGACCTCGCCAAGCAGGTGAACAACGGCGGGCACCTGACAGCGGCGGTCCAGCAGATCATCGACTGGACACCTGACGACGAGGCGTTCCAGTCTGACTTCGAGCAAGCCCCCATACCCAAGAGCACTCAGGCCAGGTACCTGCTCACTAAGATCGAGCAGCATCTAAGGCGCGAAGCAGGCGTGGACGATGTCGTCGTGGCGAGCTCGAGCGCCGTGCACGTCGAGCACATCTACCCCCAGTCGCCCGAGGCGGAACTCCGCCTCGAAGACCACCCAGCCTGGGTCAACAGGCTCGGCAACCAGACACTGCTGCACGGCCGGAAGAATCGAGCCGCGTCAAACAAGGCCCATCCTGAGAAGGTTGACGCGTACAGCGCTTCCTCGCTGCTGATCACGCAGGACACTGGGATCGACCGTTTGTGGGATTCCACGGCGGGCCGTTGGCGCATCCGGGGGATAGAGGAGCGCCAGGCGGACCTCGCCAAGATCGCCATCGATGTCTGGCCCCGTGAGGCTCGCGAGCTCCCGAGCTAGCCCAAGACCGGGCAGGCCTTACAGGCATGCCTCGAACCTCGTCTGGGCCTCGTCGAGCGCGCAGTCAGCGTCACCCCCATGGGCGCTGAGCCAGTGGAGGAGGTCGGCGATCAGATCAATCGCCGCCTCCTCCATCATCGCCATCCCGCGCCGACCACTGCCCAACACGTATGGAGAACGGCACATCTGATAGAGCGCCAGAAGCGCTTCAGTTTCGTCATTCCGAGCGCCGCCTGCGTGCCCGTTCGGGGACTCCAGGTCGGTCGCCAGTTCACACCAAGTGACCTTGGAGTCGGCGCGCATCGCAACGCCCCACCGATCGGCAGTAGCGTCCACAAGAGCCACGCCACGGCCGGCTTCATCGTCACTTCGCGCCGCCATGAGTGTGGGCAACGCCTGCGTGTCAGGGTCGTGGACTTCGATGCGGAGGTTCGTCCCGTTCATCGAGACTGCGAGCGTCGTGGGCGTCTGCGGGCCAACATGCCGGACGACGTTGGCGACCAGCTCGGTCACGCAGAGCTGAGCCGCATCAATCAAGTTGGCCAGGCCCCAGCGGCTGAGGTGGAGACGCATCACGCGCCGTAGCCCGGCGATCTCTTGAGCCTCGGCCAGAAAGGGGAGCTCCCAGGCCTTGCGCGGTACGTCACAGCGGTACTCGTTCATTTCTGCCCATCCTCCGGCGAACCACGGCCGTTGCGTTGTGTAGCCTCTTGCTCCTTAAGCGTGACATTGGAACTTCCAAAATGGAACTCTCATTGGTTACTTGTGGGAGCGCGAGAAAGGCTGTGCGCCCCTGGCGTGCGCCGTCTTGTCCGCGCAGCGCTGAGGCATGCACGCTCGGGAGACGACACGAAGGGCCTTGACCATGGCAGTTGGACCGACCACCCGCAGGCGCCAACTTGGCGCCGATCTACGCCGCCTGCGCGAGCGCAAGGGCCTCACGCTGGAGGAAGCCGGGGCGTTGGTTGGCGTCTCCAAAGCCACCTTGAGCCGCTACGAGAAGAAGGAAGGCGCCGTCAAGTGGCCTGCCGTCGACGCGCTTTGCCGGGAGTACGGTGCGTCGGACCAGGAGCGCGAGACACTCGTCGAATTGGCCAAGGGAGCCAAGATTCAAGGATGGTGGCGATCGCTCGCTGACCCGATCCCTGAGTCGATGAACCTCATGCTGACTCTGGAAGACGAGGTCGTACGCGAGGACCACTACGCCTGCATGTACGTGCCTGGCCTGCTCCAGACCCGCGCGTACGCAGAGGCAGTGCACCGTGCATCCGAAATGCGATGCACGGATCAAGAGATCGCGCACATGGTCGACATCCGCATGAAGCGGCAGGAGCTTCTAGATCGAGAGGAGCCCCCGCACATCTGGGCCGTGATCGACGAAGCCGTTATCCGACGCATGGTCGGCGGGCGCGACGTGATGCGGGACCAACTGAGCCTCCTGCTGACGCGGGCCGATGAGCCTCAAGTGACCGTTCAGATCCTGCCGTTCGCCGCCGGTGCCCATGCCGCCGCGGTGGGGAGCTTCGTCATCCTCGGAGGACCCGCCCCCGAACTCGACGTCGTATATGTGGACATCATCGGCGGCGGGCTATTCATGGAGAAGCCGCAGGAACTGGAGCGCTATAAGTTGGCATTCGAGTACCTGCGCGCGCAGGCGCTGGACATCCACGCGTCAGCCGCGCTCCTGGATCGGGTCTGCAAGGAGCTGTGATGGATCAGGAAGACGTCCGCTGGATCAAGTCTTCGTACAGCGGAGGAAGCGGCACCGAGTGCGTCGAGGTCGCCGCGTCTGCGGTGGACGTCGCCGTCAGGGACTCCAAGGTTCCGCATGGTGCGCGAATCGAGCTCCGACCGGCCGCCTGGAGGGAATTCGTGGGCGCCCTACTCGAGGGACGCCTCAGCTAGGGGCACCGACGCCCCCTCCTTCCTTCGATTGGACGCCGGCCACACCTGCGCTGCGCGGGGTCAGTTGAGATCCCGTTTTTCCAATCCCCGCGTCCAGCCGGATCTCGCGCAGCGGTGCGGCAACCGCTTCGCGCACGGCCTGCACGCTGGACGACGGGGATGTGGGAGGCAAGGCTGTTCTGGCGTGCTCGCCCTAGTGGATCTCGAATTGCTCGTGTGGGATGGCTCGGTCCCACACGCGTTCAAAGCCGGAGGCGCACAGCTCCACAAGCCTCGGTTCGTCGAGGAACTCATCCTGGATGAAGTCGCCACCGCCGGAGAAGTGGTGGATCCTCACCGTGGTGTCGTCGAACACCCAGAAATCGTTGCCCGGCAGCAGCAGATCCGACGCGAGCCGCCGCGGCACCCAGCGCACCTGCTCGCCCGCGGTCACGTTGGCGTGTGTGACGTAGTGCTCCCAGCGGATGTACTCGGTCACCGGTTCGGAGATTACGCGGGCTCGGCGGACCGTCACCCCTCGGGCGACGGCGTCGGCGATGCTCTGGTGGAAGGG
The Streptomyces lunaelactis genome window above contains:
- a CDS encoding helix-turn-helix domain-containing protein; this encodes MAVGPTTRRRQLGADLRRLRERKGLTLEEAGALVGVSKATLSRYEKKEGAVKWPAVDALCREYGASDQERETLVELAKGAKIQGWWRSLADPIPESMNLMLTLEDEVVREDHYACMYVPGLLQTRAYAEAVHRASEMRCTDQEIAHMVDIRMKRQELLDREEPPHIWAVIDEAVIRRMVGGRDVMRDQLSLLLTRADEPQVTVQILPFAAGAHAAAVGSFVILGGPAPELDVVYVDIIGGGLFMEKPQELERYKLAFEYLRAQALDIHASAALLDRVCKEL
- a CDS encoding DUF262 domain-containing protein, encoding MAIIKHAARQTLGQLIGANNPPVEVPNDSQRQYAWGKREVDTYWSDIQKFMKARRTGSEASAEYFIGPIVTITDDKVTSRSLLDGQQRLTTSTILIAAIRDILGKMASTEARVMANNIQRDYIARKDGRHSRPQHFLTLSLFDRDFFRDFIQDWNETTGKVANTEKPSRPSHKLIQDASALFHSHIASALDGIPMEDDRLDWLDELKDCLVKGLVFVEVQTPTSSDANEVFETINSRGKDLSTVDLVRNFLMEKSRDDDEKNRVNTAWRSLLDGFERREDIEKFLRHFWVARHGDVRSHSLYTTIRADLTQRFELVTPRYEVRTFAAELQNASGRYLELITSGTGLETLDNLLDEIKALGADASYPLLLAVSERSDYSEMATVTRALISYYVRWTVVGRRESTLLEEKLFDLAKQVNNGGHLTAAVQQIIDWTPDDEAFQSDFEQAPIPKSTQARYLLTKIEQHLRREAGVDDVVVASSSAVHVEHIYPQSPEAELRLEDHPAWVNRLGNQTLLHGRKNRAASNKAHPEKVDAYSASSLLITQDTGIDRLWDSTAGRWRIRGIEERQADLAKIAIDVWPREARELPS
- a CDS encoding ATP-binding protein gives rise to the protein MNEYRCDVPRKAWELPFLAEAQEIAGLRRVMRLHLSRWGLANLIDAAQLCVTELVANVVRHVGPQTPTTLAVSMNGTNLRIEVHDPDTQALPTLMAARSDDEAGRGVALVDATADRWGVAMRADSKVTWCELATDLESPNGHAGGARNDETEALLALYQMCRSPYVLGSGRRGMAMMEEAAIDLIADLLHWLSAHGGDADCALDEAQTRFEACL
- a CDS encoding DUF6879 family protein, whose protein sequence is MPSNVPTFDDLLSSAKRSAVHLEMRDIYYSNPRFEAWQEGHRVDWNDRDSWWRPFHQSIADAVARGVTVRRARVISEPVTEYIRWEHYVTHANVTAGEQVRWVPRRLASDLLLPGNDFWVFDDTTVRIHHFSGGGDFIQDEFLDEPRLVELCASGFERVWDRAIPHEQFEIH
- a CDS encoding DUF397 domain-containing protein, which gives rise to MDQEDVRWIKSSYSGGSGTECVEVAASAVDVAVRDSKVPHGARIELRPAAWREFVGALLEGRLS